In Lacrimispora indolis DSM 755, a genomic segment contains:
- a CDS encoding DMT family transporter, translating into MTEARKKFKAIGISTGLVSGLMYGLYTTFVLIAGYYKPLAGAVGLFAAPYVTSGLNDLFAGLWLTAYNVKTGRIREIGRSISLFTGKIILIGSLVGGPIASGAYLMGLAMAGAYAIPISAMYILFGALFARIFLKQKIVPRVGIGMVICVVGAIVINWVKPEGSTNFTLGIICAFVAAIGWALEGVFAAYGSAMLDTDVVINIRQLLSGIVDLFVILPIAGGMGLLKGTLFSLPPVLWLVIAGFCAAVSYLCWYKSNSTVGCAMGMSLNITYAFWGVLFCILFLKQPVTPTIIIGSIIIILGAVLVSVDPFELLMKKEEVSNEI; encoded by the coding sequence ATGACAGAAGCACGAAAAAAATTTAAAGCAATTGGCATATCAACAGGCTTGGTATCCGGACTTATGTATGGGTTATATACCACATTCGTTTTGATCGCAGGTTATTACAAGCCGCTTGCCGGGGCAGTGGGATTGTTTGCTGCTCCCTATGTAACCTCAGGCCTGAATGATTTATTTGCAGGTCTCTGGCTGACCGCTTATAACGTAAAGACCGGAAGGATCCGGGAGATCGGAAGAAGCATAAGCCTGTTCACGGGAAAAATTATCCTGATCGGCTCTCTGGTAGGCGGCCCCATAGCAAGCGGTGCCTATCTGATGGGACTGGCCATGGCAGGAGCCTATGCCATACCAATCTCCGCCATGTACATTCTCTTTGGAGCGTTGTTTGCAAGGATTTTCTTAAAACAGAAAATCGTTCCCAGAGTCGGCATTGGAATGGTGATCTGTGTGGTGGGAGCCATAGTCATTAACTGGGTAAAGCCGGAAGGAAGCACGAATTTTACCCTTGGAATCATCTGCGCCTTTGTTGCGGCCATAGGCTGGGCTTTGGAAGGCGTGTTCGCGGCTTACGGAAGTGCCATGCTGGATACTGATGTGGTGATCAACATCCGCCAGCTTTTATCAGGTATTGTGGATCTGTTTGTTATTTTGCCGATTGCAGGAGGAATGGGACTTTTAAAAGGCACTCTTTTTTCCCTGCCACCGGTTTTGTGGCTGGTGATCGCCGGATTTTGTGCCGCAGTATCCTATTTGTGCTGGTATAAATCCAACAGCACGGTTGGCTGTGCCATGGGAATGTCACTGAATATTACCTACGCATTCTGGGGTGTGCTGTTTTGTATCCTGTTTTTAAAACAGCCTGTGACCCCGACCATAATCATTGGTTCCATTATTATCATTCTGGGCGCGGTTTTAGTATCCGTGGACCCATTTGAACTGCTCATGAAAAAGGAGGAAGTAAGCAATGAAATTTGA
- the eutM gene encoding ethanolamine utilization microcompartment protein EutM gives MKFDALGMIETKGLIGSIEAADAMVKAANVTLVGKEFVGGGLVTVMVRGDVGAVKAATDAGAAAAQRVGELVSVHVIPRPHAEVEIILPKDKKENK, from the coding sequence ATGAAATTTGATGCATTAGGAATGATCGAAACAAAGGGCCTGATCGGTTCTATTGAAGCTGCAGATGCAATGGTGAAGGCAGCAAACGTAACTCTGGTAGGAAAAGAATTTGTAGGCGGCGGTCTTGTTACCGTTATGGTAAGAGGCGATGTAGGTGCTGTAAAGGCAGCTACCGATGCAGGCGCGGCAGCTGCCCAGAGAGTTGGAGAACTGGTTTCCGTTCATGTAATCCCTCGTCCTCACGCAGAGGTTGAAATCATTCTTCCAAAAGACAAGAAGGAGAATAAATAA
- a CDS encoding DMT family transporter, translating to MSNQGMTSASADAQMAAVNKKFRTTGMTTGALSGLTYGIYTVLVLVAGYYEPLVSAAGLLAGPYVCSGLNDLFAGIWLTVYNAKSGRIREMGRSLHTFPGKMIVIGSLLGGPIANGAYLVGLAMAGAYAIPISALCSLFGAIFAWIFLKQKITKRVMLGMLVCVAGAIIINWTKPEGSDNFTLGIIFSFIAAICWALEGVFATYGGAMIDTDVAVNLRQLISGVVDLFVILPIVGGMGLLGGTLFAGIPAIWLAVSGLSAAVSFLCWYKSNSTVGCAVGMSLNVTYAFWGVFFCILFLGQAVTPTIVIGSIVIVFGAILVTMNPLDLFRKGE from the coding sequence ATGAGTAACCAAGGAATGACATCTGCATCCGCGGATGCACAAATGGCAGCAGTTAACAAAAAATTCAGGACGACCGGAATGACAACCGGTGCATTATCCGGACTTACATACGGAATCTATACCGTACTTGTGCTGGTGGCCGGATATTATGAACCCCTTGTCAGTGCGGCAGGACTTTTGGCAGGACCATATGTGTGCTCCGGCTTAAACGATCTTTTCGCAGGAATTTGGCTGACTGTTTATAATGCAAAAAGCGGCCGTATCCGTGAGATGGGAAGAAGTCTTCATACATTCCCTGGTAAAATGATCGTCATCGGATCCCTTCTTGGCGGTCCCATAGCAAATGGCGCGTATCTGGTAGGCCTTGCAATGGCCGGTGCCTATGCGATTCCGATTTCCGCATTATGCAGCTTGTTCGGAGCCATTTTTGCATGGATCTTCCTAAAACAGAAAATTACCAAGAGAGTTATGCTGGGTATGCTGGTATGCGTAGCCGGTGCCATCATCATCAACTGGACAAAGCCGGAAGGCAGTGACAACTTTACACTGGGAATTATATTCTCCTTTATTGCGGCAATCTGCTGGGCTTTAGAAGGCGTATTTGCCACTTACGGCGGCGCCATGATTGACACTGATGTGGCAGTTAACTTACGCCAGCTGATTTCCGGTGTTGTGGATTTATTCGTGATCCTGCCTATCGTTGGAGGAATGGGACTTCTGGGCGGAACACTTTTTGCAGGAATTCCGGCAATCTGGCTTGCAGTATCCGGCTTAAGTGCCGCAGTGTCATTCCTCTGCTGGTATAAGAGCAACTCCACTGTCGGCTGTGCCGTGGGAATGTCCTTAAATGTAACCTATGCGTTCTGGGGAGTTTTCTTCTGTATCCTGTTTTTAGGACAGGCAGTGACCCCTACGATTGTAATCGGCTCTATTGTAATCGTGTTCGGTGCGATTCTGGTAACCATGAATCCGCTGGATTTATTCAGGAAAGGGGAATAA
- a CDS encoding BMC domain-containing protein: MRYYGDEALGLVETVGLVPALEAADKMLKAADVELISYENVGSTLVTIMVKGDVAAVRSSVDAGAEAAAAIGKMTAKNVMPRPIKEVGDIVSVHDIDA; the protein is encoded by the coding sequence GTGAGATATTACGGAGATGAAGCGTTAGGGCTTGTAGAGACTGTCGGACTGGTTCCGGCACTGGAAGCTGCAGACAAAATGCTTAAGGCAGCGGATGTAGAATTGATTTCCTATGAAAACGTAGGTTCCACCCTGGTGACCATCATGGTAAAGGGTGATGTGGCAGCAGTACGCTCCTCTGTAGATGCAGGTGCAGAAGCGGCGGCAGCCATCGGCAAGATGACTGCAAAAAACGTGATGCCAAGGCCGATCAAAGAGGTCGGAGACATTGTGTCCGTGCACGATATTGACGCATAG
- a CDS encoding BMC domain-containing protein translates to MERYEAIGAIETFGLVFVLEAADAMCKAADVELVGYENVASGYISVLVRGDVGACKTAVEAGIKAVKDMGAEVYSSIVIPRPHPHLEKIIRRYALITAPVQE, encoded by the coding sequence ATGGAAAGATATGAAGCCATAGGTGCGATAGAAACATTTGGTCTGGTATTTGTTCTCGAAGCGGCTGATGCAATGTGCAAGGCGGCAGATGTGGAACTGGTGGGTTATGAAAATGTAGCTTCCGGTTATATTTCTGTTCTGGTACGGGGAGACGTAGGAGCCTGCAAAACGGCTGTGGAAGCCGGTATCAAGGCGGTAAAGGATATGGGAGCGGAAGTTTACAGCTCAATCGTGATTCCAAGACCTCATCCCCACCTTGAAAAAATTATCAGACGATATGCCTTAATAACTGCTCCGGTACAGGAATAG
- a CDS encoding aldehyde dehydrogenase family protein has translation MSFVDKDLLSIQEARILMEGAREARKTMLTFPQEKLDLITGTLAAAAKELAEELAVMSAEETGYGRYQDKYVKNTFVCNFLPERLKDMRCVGILEEDSRSKTMKVGVPVGVIAALTPAVSPVSTAIYNVLTAVKSGNPIVIAPHERASKVTGRLLDRLMEAGISCGLPEGAIGYLKTVTRAGALELIRHPAAAMVVNTGVPELCREAAESGKPYIYGGTGNGPVFVERTADVRQAVEDIIASRTFDYGIVSAAEQYMVVDSLIAAEVKAEMIKNGAHFMNEEEEKKLIELLCLESGKPDTEIMGRPAAELADRAGFTVLKTTTVLVSEQKYISEKNPFAKELLCPVLAYYIENDWMHACEKCMSLLVNESHGHTLVIHSRDEEVIRQFALKKPVGRVLVNTPATLGSMGATTNLFPAMTLGSITAGAGITADNVSPMNFIYIRSVGYGVRGAREFLGTAEKASGGYEKALKTKGNCEDAKELLKQILEALSKELDDKC, from the coding sequence ATGAGTTTTGTAGATAAAGACTTGCTCTCCATACAGGAGGCAAGGATTTTAATGGAAGGTGCACGGGAAGCCAGAAAGACCATGCTTACCTTTCCTCAGGAAAAGCTTGATCTCATTACCGGCACCCTTGCGGCGGCAGCAAAGGAACTGGCAGAGGAACTGGCGGTCATGTCCGCAGAAGAAACCGGATATGGACGTTACCAGGATAAGTACGTGAAAAATACCTTTGTCTGCAATTTTCTTCCGGAGCGCTTAAAGGATATGAGGTGCGTCGGCATCCTGGAAGAAGACTCCCGGTCAAAAACTATGAAAGTAGGCGTTCCTGTGGGCGTGATTGCTGCCCTGACACCGGCAGTGAGTCCGGTTTCTACGGCGATTTACAACGTACTGACAGCCGTTAAGTCGGGCAATCCCATTGTGATCGCTCCTCATGAAAGGGCAAGTAAGGTAACCGGCAGACTCCTTGACCGGCTCATGGAAGCAGGAATATCCTGCGGACTTCCGGAAGGAGCCATCGGGTATTTAAAGACAGTGACAAGGGCGGGAGCCCTGGAGCTGATCCGTCACCCGGCAGCAGCCATGGTGGTCAACACCGGAGTTCCTGAGCTTTGCCGGGAGGCAGCAGAAAGCGGAAAGCCTTATATTTACGGCGGTACGGGAAACGGACCGGTCTTTGTGGAACGGACTGCCGATGTAAGACAGGCAGTAGAGGATATCATTGCCAGCCGCACCTTTGATTACGGCATCGTGTCTGCGGCCGAGCAGTATATGGTGGTAGACAGCCTTATTGCCGCAGAGGTAAAGGCTGAAATGATAAAGAACGGAGCTCACTTCATGAATGAGGAAGAGGAGAAAAAGCTGATTGAACTCCTCTGCCTGGAAAGCGGGAAGCCGGATACGGAAATTATGGGAAGGCCTGCGGCAGAGCTTGCGGACAGGGCAGGATTTACAGTGCTTAAGACCACAACAGTGCTGGTTTCTGAGCAGAAGTATATTTCTGAGAAGAATCCCTTTGCAAAAGAGCTTTTGTGTCCTGTATTGGCTTATTACATCGAAAATGACTGGATGCACGCCTGTGAAAAATGCATGAGCCTTCTTGTAAATGAAAGCCATGGACATACCCTGGTGATCCATTCCAGGGATGAGGAAGTAATACGCCAGTTCGCCTTAAAGAAGCCGGTGGGCAGAGTTCTTGTCAATACTCCCGCCACTTTGGGCAGCATGGGAGCCACCACCAACCTGTTTCCTGCCATGACCTTAGGAAGCATTACGGCCGGCGCCGGAATCACGGCTGACAACGTCTCACCTATGAACTTCATTTACATACGGAGTGTGGGATATGGCGTCCGGGGAGCCAGGGAGTTCCTTGGGACGGCAGAGAAAGCTTCAGGCGGATATGAGAAAGCTCTTAAGACAAAGGGAAACTGTGAAGATGCAAAAGAGCTCCTTAAGCAGATTTTGGAAGCCTTGTCAAAAGAGCTGGATGATAAATGTTGA